From bacterium, a single genomic window includes:
- a CDS encoding histidinol-phosphatase HisJ family protein has translation MIDFHIHPDFSIDSKASVEAIVHKATVLGLSEICFTTHIDLNPKRIGLDRFMRVNGNLEFLKNRIVMDYIDTIRFISQKLLSPQILLGFEFSYSEHFASLVKEFIEKYKPDFHLGAVHCLDNIGITSRREACGYYRSVSVERAIADYISAMDDLIDSGLFPTIAHFDGIKKYGRAFYGDELEELFAVEAALLFEKMADLHIGIEINTSAMRRGFSEPYPSRRLLKIARDKGVQINSVGSDAHRPKEVGFELATAYSLIEELGLSVGKPLADYL, from the coding sequence AGGCTATAGTCCACAAAGCTACTGTATTAGGCCTTTCTGAAATATGCTTTACAACACATATCGACCTCAACCCCAAACGCATCGGTTTAGACAGGTTCATGCGTGTCAATGGTAACCTCGAATTTCTGAAAAATAGGATTGTAATGGATTACATCGATACCATTCGGTTTATTTCCCAGAAGTTACTTTCGCCACAAATACTCCTCGGTTTCGAGTTTAGCTATAGTGAGCATTTTGCTTCGCTTGTGAAAGAATTCATCGAGAAGTATAAACCAGATTTCCATTTGGGGGCGGTGCATTGCCTCGACAATATTGGCATCACGAGCAGGAGAGAGGCCTGCGGGTATTACCGCTCTGTTTCCGTTGAGAGAGCAATCGCGGATTATATTTCCGCGATGGATGACCTTATAGATAGCGGTTTATTCCCAACAATCGCGCATTTCGACGGTATAAAAAAATACGGCCGCGCCTTTTATGGCGACGAACTCGAAGAGCTTTTTGCTGTGGAAGCTGCTTTATTATTTGAGAAGATGGCCGATTTACATATCGGTATCGAGATAAACACCTCGGCGATGAGGCGCGGGTTTTCGGAACCGTATCCATCGAGGCGACTGCTAAAAATCGCCCGCGATAAAGGTGTCCAGATCAATTCGGTCGGCAGCGATGCTCACCGGCCGAAGGAGGTCGGATTCGAGCTGGCAACCGCCTATAGCCTTATTGAAGAACTCGGTTTATCGGTGGGTAAACCGCTCGCGGATTACCTTTAG